A genomic stretch from Sporocytophaga myxococcoides DSM 11118 includes:
- a CDS encoding GlxA family transcriptional regulator, translated as MTPVTGIKERLIAIVAMPDTMLIDIAGPADVFSRASIFLKANAPKKEPYKVITISPEHGRKTCTSLSGITINTPISYKAIEEKIDTLIIAGYASKSQFRLSKDFYRWLDQNSGKIRRIASICRGTFALAEAGLLNGKRATTHWMACNELQAKYPDIIVDPDPIFIKEGNIYTSAGVSSGMDLALAMVEEDYGRDLALTVAKELVLFLQRPGNQSQFSTVLAQQHTESGPIRDVQEYISEHIKDELKVEQLSEHCAMSPRNFARVFLKETGITPGKYIEKVRLEKAKRSLEDSNLSLDQIADSCGIGSQDSLRRLFLKHLKITPGHYRKSFKTAFRDAVA; from the coding sequence ATGACTCCTGTAACCGGTATCAAAGAGAGGCTTATTGCCATAGTTGCTATGCCTGATACAATGCTGATTGACATAGCTGGACCAGCAGATGTATTTAGCAGAGCCTCTATTTTCTTGAAAGCTAATGCTCCTAAAAAAGAACCCTACAAAGTAATAACAATTTCTCCTGAGCATGGGAGGAAAACATGTACTTCCCTATCAGGCATCACCATAAATACCCCTATCAGCTATAAAGCAATAGAGGAGAAAATAGACACTTTGATCATCGCCGGATATGCCTCCAAAAGTCAGTTCAGACTTAGCAAAGACTTTTATAGGTGGCTGGACCAAAACTCAGGAAAAATAAGAAGGATTGCATCCATCTGCAGAGGGACTTTTGCTTTGGCTGAAGCAGGCCTTCTTAATGGAAAACGAGCCACAACTCATTGGATGGCTTGTAATGAGCTTCAGGCAAAGTATCCTGATATAATTGTAGATCCGGACCCGATATTTATTAAAGAGGGCAATATCTATACATCCGCCGGGGTGTCTTCTGGCATGGATCTGGCGCTTGCGATGGTTGAGGAAGACTATGGAAGAGATCTTGCACTTACTGTTGCCAAAGAACTTGTCCTGTTTCTTCAGAGGCCAGGCAACCAGTCTCAGTTCAGCACAGTGCTGGCCCAGCAACATACAGAAAGCGGACCGATCAGGGATGTTCAGGAATACATTTCAGAGCATATCAAAGATGAGTTAAAGGTCGAACAACTTTCGGAACACTGCGCTATGAGTCCAAGGAATTTTGCAAGAGTATTTCTCAAAGAAACTGGCATAACACCTGGAAAATATATAGAGAAGGTACGACTTGAAAAAGCAAAAAGGAGTCTTGAAGACTCTAACCTTTCCCTGGATCAGATAGCAGACAGTTGCGGAATAGGTAGTCAGGATTCCCTTAGAAGGCTCTTTCTGAAACATCTTAAGATTACTCCGGGACATTACCGCAAAAGCTTTAAAACTGCTTTCAGAGATGCGGTTGCCTAA
- a CDS encoding PAS domain-containing sensor histidine kinase, with protein sequence MSTDYDILNAIKDSDQFILLSIDRHYLCTFWSRGLSNLTGKEEQSFLGKNIFQSFPELISSDHFINIKKCLTGQKVVQVFSNLSPLNIDLKGSFEFTYSPTSTNKAEESTGCLIQIKELNSQMLPQEKLELDKYRTFSNNTDVGIWEIDTEGFTRFANPSMCNILGIESVNDLKGKTYHSFFTKESLKRMNEEHQKRSKNISSNYEAEIIAAKGEKRNVLINGAPLSDQSGKIIGLVGAFIDITEKKKIEAELINSEHRFRNLFEKSYRANAISRGFKILIANEAFAKIFGYSSIEEIMKVSIDQLYTEESVQIINKRISRINEGKPVPSSYISQGRRKDGSTFYLENDVTIIELSDGKAFFLSLKDITDKINSKKALIASEAKFSGIFNSNLIGIAFSDDDKKIIDANERFLNIIQYSNEDLKTEKITWDKITPDEFKFNDETTSDESAQNKWQAPYEREYVCKDGSRTPVLEGGAKLNGMLHLHVSFAIDITELRKSKEETYKVTKELSTFLYMTSHDLKGPLATIIGLTLIAKQDIKDSKALDYFKLIERSTRKLDTSLMGLVRIMQIKNNEFYYTKVDVGQLVSEVIQGSYTADFTYHAQFHLNIPNDLIITSDKEMLKTIFQKLIDNALKYFQPSQPPEVDICIHNFEKSIQIIFSDRGKGINEKIIDKLFDMFYRGDVNSKGSGLGLYIVKSIVEKFNGKIKVANRIGGGAEFTIDLPKD encoded by the coding sequence ATGTCAACAGATTATGACATCCTAAATGCAATAAAAGACTCTGATCAATTTATTCTGCTATCGATTGACCGGCATTATCTCTGTACCTTTTGGTCAAGAGGATTGAGCAATTTAACTGGCAAAGAAGAGCAATCTTTTCTGGGGAAAAATATTTTTCAAAGCTTCCCCGAACTTATTTCGTCAGACCATTTTATAAACATAAAAAAATGCCTGACTGGTCAAAAGGTTGTTCAGGTGTTCAGTAATCTATCACCACTTAACATAGACTTAAAAGGTAGCTTTGAATTTACATATTCTCCGACATCAACTAATAAAGCTGAGGAAAGCACAGGGTGTCTGATTCAAATCAAAGAATTGAATTCTCAAATGCTTCCGCAAGAAAAGCTGGAATTAGACAAATACAGAACATTCTCAAACAATACGGATGTAGGAATATGGGAAATAGATACAGAAGGTTTTACAAGATTTGCTAATCCTTCAATGTGCAATATTCTGGGCATTGAATCCGTCAATGATCTTAAAGGGAAGACCTATCATTCTTTTTTTACAAAAGAAAGTCTTAAGCGAATGAATGAGGAACACCAAAAAAGATCTAAAAATATATCTTCCAACTATGAAGCTGAAATAATAGCTGCCAAAGGAGAGAAAAGAAATGTACTGATTAATGGTGCTCCCTTATCAGATCAGTCTGGCAAGATTATCGGACTTGTCGGCGCCTTCATAGATATTACTGAAAAGAAAAAAATTGAAGCGGAATTGATCAACTCAGAACATCGCTTCAGGAACTTATTTGAGAAATCATACAGAGCCAATGCTATCTCCAGGGGCTTTAAAATCCTCATAGCAAATGAAGCTTTTGCTAAAATCTTTGGCTATTCTTCAATTGAAGAAATTATGAAAGTCTCCATTGACCAGCTATATACAGAGGAGAGTGTGCAGATTATTAATAAAAGAATTTCAAGAATAAATGAAGGTAAACCAGTCCCCAGTTCATATATATCTCAAGGCAGACGAAAAGATGGTTCAACTTTTTATCTTGAAAATGACGTAACAATAATTGAGCTATCTGACGGGAAGGCTTTTTTCCTCTCGCTTAAAGATATAACAGACAAGATAAATTCCAAAAAAGCGCTTATTGCAAGTGAGGCTAAATTCAGTGGCATCTTTAACTCAAATCTTATTGGTATTGCTTTTTCTGATGATGATAAAAAAATCATTGATGCAAATGAACGCTTTCTGAACATAATTCAATATTCAAATGAAGACCTTAAAACTGAAAAGATCACATGGGATAAAATAACTCCGGATGAATTTAAATTTAACGACGAAACAACCAGCGATGAATCCGCACAAAACAAATGGCAGGCTCCCTACGAAAGAGAATATGTATGTAAGGACGGAAGCAGAACTCCTGTATTGGAAGGAGGTGCAAAGCTCAATGGGATGCTTCATCTTCATGTATCCTTTGCTATTGACATTACAGAGCTCAGGAAAAGTAAAGAAGAAACCTATAAAGTAACCAAAGAGTTATCTACTTTTTTATACATGACATCTCATGATCTAAAAGGACCATTAGCCACAATTATCGGGTTAACTCTGATCGCAAAGCAAGACATCAAGGATTCCAAAGCTTTGGATTATTTCAAATTAATTGAACGCAGCACTCGCAAACTGGACACATCACTGATGGGTCTTGTGAGAATTATGCAAATCAAAAACAATGAATTCTATTATACTAAAGTCGATGTCGGACAACTCGTAAGCGAAGTCATACAAGGTTCGTACACTGCAGACTTCACCTATCATGCACAATTTCATTTAAATATTCCGAATGATTTAATAATAACATCCGATAAAGAAATGTTAAAAACCATTTTTCAAAAACTCATTGACAATGCATTAAAATACTTTCAACCCTCTCAGCCTCCCGAGGTAGATATTTGTATCCATAATTTTGAAAAAAGTATCCAAATAATATTTTCCGACAGAGGCAAGGGTATCAATGAAAAAATTATAGACAAACTATTCGACATGTTCTATAGAGGCGATGTCAATTCCAAAGGCTCTGGACTCGGACTCTATATCGTAAAAAGCATTGTCGAAAAATTTAATGGAAAAATTAAAGTCGCCAACAGAATTGGAGGTGGTGCAGAATTCACAATTGATCTGCCCAAAGATTAG
- a CDS encoding DUF6915 family protein, whose product MNTWEHSLLGQRKFGGRPEDYHSIHKFIDSSKLFCYHLKHRLLLHNLYGVELAINLFGEAIKNADGAIILVRDIAVEHVREDLDGKIPTLTEWLEEDKSIYPFEIPDLEDDKLNSFIWKPYLRSGHKAALHITCSDFGVFLTELFYGPETALKLRSKINSDYKVSSFLERFTFTKSWQYSPMKEEIEWLKNQNKSK is encoded by the coding sequence ATGAATACCTGGGAGCATAGCCTGTTAGGTCAGCGAAAATTCGGAGGAAGACCGGAAGATTATCATTCTATACATAAATTTATTGACAGCAGTAAATTATTCTGTTATCATCTCAAACACCGTTTGCTCTTGCATAATCTATATGGGGTAGAGCTTGCAATCAATTTGTTCGGCGAGGCAATAAAAAATGCGGACGGAGCGATAATACTAGTCAGGGATATTGCTGTGGAACATGTGAGAGAAGATCTTGATGGTAAAATACCAACATTGACAGAATGGCTTGAAGAAGATAAAAGTATTTATCCCTTTGAGATTCCTGATCTTGAAGATGATAAGTTAAACAGTTTTATCTGGAAACCGTATCTCAGAAGTGGTCACAAAGCCGCATTGCATATTACCTGCAGTGATTTTGGAGTATTTCTCACAGAGCTTTTTTATGGGCCAGAGACAGCACTGAAATTAAGATCGAAGATCAATTCAGATTATAAGGTTAGCAGTTTCCTGGAGCGCTTTACGTTTACAAAATCCTGGCAGTACAGCCCTATGAAAGAAGAAATTGAATGGCTTAAAAATCAAAATAAATCCAAATGA